A window of Dehalococcoidia bacterium genomic DNA:
ACTGGCGGCGGCGCGCGACGCTTCTGCAGCCGCAGTGCCGCCGGTCCGCGGCGCAACGATCGTCGCGCCGCTGGCAGGGATCTTCTATCGCGCTGCCTCGCCCGGCGCGGAGCCGTTCGTTCGCGAAGGAGATACGGTCGCACCGGGGCAGCCGATCGGCCTGATCGAGGCGATGAAAGTGTTCAACGAAGTGCGCGCTGACCGCGGCGGGCGGATTGTCCGCTTCCTGGTCGACAATGGTCAGCTCGTTCGGGCGGGCGACCCGCTCGTGGAGCTGGAGGAAGCGGAATGAGCCGCGTTCGGATCGTCGGCTGGGGCAAGCATCTTCCGAGCAAGGTGGTGACGAACGACGATCTGGCGCTGATCGTCGACACCTCCGACGAGTGGATCCGGACCCGCACCGGCATTCAAACGCGCCGGATCGCGCAGGATGACGAGAGCGCCGCGTCGCTGGGCGCGGCGGCGGCGTGTCGGGCGCTCGAACGAGCAGCAATCGCGCCGACAGAGGTCGACCTGATCATCTGCGCGACGGCAACCCCCGACCGCATCTTTCCCTCGACTGCCTCGCTTATCCAGCATGCGATCGGTGCCACGCGGGCTGCTGCTTTCGACCTCGGTGCGGCCTGCTCCGGGTTCGTCTACGCCTTTGTCACTGCGGCGCAGTTCATTGCCAGCGGCGCCTACCGCACGGTGCTGGTTGTGGGAAGCGAGATTTTCAGCCGAATCCTCGACTGGAGCGATCGCAACACGTGCGTGCTGTTTGGCGACGGCGCCGGCGCAATGGTGCTGCAAGCCGGTGAGGGCGAGGAGGATGTCCTCGGCTTCACCCTCCGCTCTGATGGAAGCGGCGCCGACCTCCTCTACGTGCCCTGCGCGACCGGAGTGAAGGCGTTCCAGCCGCCGGATGGACGGCCCGCCCTGCGGATGCAGGGCAGCGAGGTGTTCAAGTTCGCCGTTCAAGCGATCGTCGAGTCGACCCAGGCAGTGGTTGCGGCGGCAGGGCTGGACCTCGCGGAGGTCGACATGATCGTCGCTCATCAGGCCAATGAACGTATCCTCCGCTCGGCAGCGAAGCAGCTGGGGCTGCCTGGGCGGAAGTTCTATCAGAACCTCCAGCGGTACGGGAACACCTCTGCGGCGTCGATCCCGATCGCGTTCACGGAAGCAGTCGAAGAGGGCAAGATCCGGTCCGGAGACAAGGTGATCTTCGTCGGGTTTGGAGGCGGGCTCGCCTGGGGCGCGGTGCTTGTCCAGTTCGGCGTCCGCGCCGCGAGCGCGCCGCGCCGTCCATTTCCTGCCACGGTCTGGCACAAGGCGCAGGACGTCAGGCGGTGGCTTCCTCTCGGGCGCCGCCGTCCTCTGCCCTAAGCAGTCGCCGGTCCGACGGACCGGCGACATGGCAATGGAGGCGAGCCGCGCTCTAGCGCGACGAGACCTTCCACGTGCTCAGCATATGCGTGCCGGCGATCGCCAGCACCGCTGAAACGAGCGAGACGAGCAGCAATCCTGAGATGGTTCCAAGGTGTTCGATCATGGCGCGAATCTCCTGAGTGCAGGATGGCTCCAGTATTGCGTGCTATCCTGCTCGCGCCATTGTCCGGGCGGCGGGACTTTGGGCGCGACCTCCGGTCAGGGGCAGCGCTGTCCAAAAGGACAGCGTTTAGGGACGGGGCGATGGGGAGGGGCTGGCAGTAGGCGTCTGCGGTGGGGGAGTAGCCGTTGCCGGAAGCTGGCTGGGCGGCGTGATGGCGGGCGGCCGCGTTGGCGGGCGATAGCCGGGCTGGGTGGCGATGGCGGGTGGCCGAGTCGGGGGGCGATAGCCGGGTTGGCCGGGCAGGGCCGTCGCTGCTCCCGCCGGTGTCGTCATGGCGTCGGCGCGCACCTCGAAGCGGACAGCCCCGACGGTCTCCCGCTGCCCATCGGGACCGACGAGGGCAAGCCGGAACTGATACTGCCCCGGCGGGAAGGGCTGCCGAAGGGCATACCACCACGTTGTGCCCGTCATGGACTCAGCGACTTGGACGATATCGGGCGGCCGAATCTCTGTCGCTCTGCCGCTGCCCTCGACCCGCTCCCAGATGACGAGGGCCTCTCCGCGATAGCCGCGCGGAACCCACTCATAGATGACCCGGCCGGCCATGCCGCGATTATCCGCGGGAAAGGCGGAAGCGGCACTGTGATACTGGCCATCGGGGCCGATTGGCGCGACCTTCACGACGCGGACGACGGGCTTGCCGCTCGCACCGGCGACGAGGCGAGGACCAACACCGCTCCAGAGGATGCCGACGCCGCCCCCAAGCATGACGCACAGCACGGCGAGACAGCCAAGCGCTGGTGGGATGAAGGGCAGTGGTCCCCCGCGGTGCGCCGACCCTGCGGCGGCGGGACGGGAAGCAGCGGCTGGCTCGGGACTGGGCGGCGGAGAGGGGGCGAGCGCCTCATCGAGAGGGGGGGGCGCCTCGCTTGTCGAGGTGGCGTCCTGGGAGGAAGGTAGTTCGTGGGGCGGCTCGTGCACGGCTCTCCTCACTCGCCCGGAGTGCTCCTACGATAGCGCGATGTCCGCGGGTTTGCGATCCCCTTGCTGGTCAGGGAAGAGCATTCTCGGCGTGTTTGAGGTAGTACGTCATCGATTGGAGGGCAACGACAGGGTCGATGTCGCGCACGCGGACATGCGGCGGAACGCTAAGGGTGATCGGCGCGTAGTTCAAGAGCCCGGTGACGCCGACAGCGACAAGCTGGTCGACGACCGTCTGCGCCTGCGCGGCGGGTACGGCGACGATCCCGATATCGAGCCGCTCTGCCCGAGCAACGGTGGCGAGGTCGTCCATCGAACGGACGATCAGGTCGCCGACCGCGGTGCCGATCTTCGCCGGGTCGTTATCGAAGAGCGCGACGACGCGGAAGCCCTCGGACGCGAAGCCGGGGTAGCTGGCGATCGCGCGGCCGAGCCGGCCGATGCCGATGATCGCCATCCGCCATTCGCGGTCGAGCCCCAGGATGCGGCGGATCTCGGTCTTGAGATGAGCAACGTCGTAGCCGGTGCCCTGCTTGCCGAATTCTCCGAAGTAGCTGAGGTCCTTGCGGATTTGGGCGGGGGTAACGCCGAGGAGGCGGCCGAGGTCGAGGGAGCTGATGACGGCGGTCCCCCGCGCTTCCAGCTGGGCGAGCGCGCGCGCGTAGATGGGCAGCCGGCGAACGACAACTTCAGGAATGCGCGAACTCACGGTGCGGCCTCGAGCGGCTTCGTGCCCCAGTGGATGGCGATCGTACCGAAGTTCAGCGGTTCGTACTCGGGGAAGAGCAGACCGCATTCGGCGAAGAGGGTACGTAGGGCCTCAGCGTCGGGAAAGTGGTCGACCGACTGGGGCAGGTAACGATAGGCGGCGAAGCTGCCGGAGACGAGCCCGCCGATGAGGGGGACAACCCGGTGAAAGTAGAGCCGGAAGAGAGGAGCAATCCACGGCAGGAGAGGACGCGTCAACTCGAGGCAAACCACCCGTCCCCCCGGGCGGACGACACGGATCATCTCGGCGAGGGCGCGGCGCAGGTCCGGGAGATTGCGCAAGCCGAACCCGATGGTGACGCCATCGAAGCTGTTGTCGCGAAATGGAAGCGCAAGGGCATCGCCCTCGACGCGGGCGATCCGGCCGGATGCGCGGACCTTCGCATCGCCCGCAAGGAGCATCGGGCGGGAGAAATCGAGGCCGACCACGAAGGGGGCAAGCGTTGCGAGGTCGGTGGCGATGTCGCCGGTGCCGGTTGCAACGTCGAGGAAGCGCTCTCCCACGATCGGAGCGGCGATCTCGGCGGCGCGGCGCTGCCAGCGGCGATACTGGCCGAACGTCATGATGGCGTTCATCAGGTCGTAGTGACCGGCGATGCGGTCGAACATGCGCCGGACGTAGCGCGCGCGCGCCGCGCCGCGGAGATGCGCCATCCTCGGCGGCCTCCCGCTGGGGAGTGGAGTAAGCTGTCGACCCTCGCGTCGACGGTGCCGCAAGCAGAAGCGCAAGGCCACAAGCGGCATTTGTACATTCTATCACAATCATGTCCCTCGCATGCGCCGAGAAGCGAGCAGAAGCGCGGGCAGGGAAGACGGCTGCTTTCGAGGTCAGGGCGGGCGCGCTCCGCACGCTGGACCAGATGGAAGATGCGGAGGGGGAAAGCGGCTGCCTGGCACGCGACGCGCTCCTGATGCTCGCGGCGAAGAGGCGCAACAGGCGCTTGCCGTGCCGACCACGGCGTGGGCCGAGGGCGCAGCGCGTCCGCTAGCCCGGCTCGCATTCAGGTCCTCGGCTGCGCCGGGACGGCCGCTGCTTAGACGAGAGCGCGGGGTTCTCGCCGATGCCGATCCCGCTCCCGGCGCACCTTGCTGTCCGGCGCGTTCTCTTCGCGGCAGCGTTATCGCCGACGGTAGCCTGGCGTTCCGAAGGGGTTCGTAGCGTGAATGACCTGCAGCGCGGTGGTGATGTCATCCCAGTAGACGAAGAGGGGGTTCCCGTCGGAGCCGATTGTGACTGCTGTGTGCCATCCTGAGGACGCCGCCGGCACGCGGCCGATGTCCTGAATAGTCAATCGCGTGCCGCTGCAGTCGAAGTCGGTGCAGAGAAGGCCGCGCAGCTGCGCAGTCGGCGGATGGACATAGAAGATGAACGCCTGACCGGTGGGGAGGACCGTCACCGACGGCATCCGTGCGCCGCTCGGTCCTGAGAACTGGTTGGCGGTGGAACAGGCGTCGTTGGCGCAGCGGAAGAGGTCGAGCCGGTTCACGCTCTCGTTGCGTGCCACGAGCAAGGGGCGGCCTGTGGCGAGGATTGTGGCGGCGAACTCGGAGAAGGGCGTTCCCGAGCTGTCGATATCGCCGGTTGTTCCGCCGCTGGCGCAGGTTGTGGGGGATTGGCACGCGAAGTAGCGAATGCCGGCGGGGCTGCTCGTCTTCTTGCTGAAGACAAAGGGAAGCCCCGTTCCTGGAAAGGTGACGGCGGTCGCCCATTGCCCAATGCCGGCGCTGTCGACGGCGGCGACGTCTGCGGCGGGGACGAAGGTCGTGCACGCCGCATCTTGACACTGGATCACCTTCAGCCGCGTGAGCGACGCATCGTAGTAGGCGATGAAAACCTGCCCATTGCCGTTCTCGTCGTCGTCCTTCATGACCGTGACCGACGTGTACAGCCCTGTATTGCCGCTCTCGTCGAGCGTGGTAATGGTGGCGGAGGTGCAGCGGAGATTGTGGCAGTGCGCGACCTTGAGCGCCGTATTCGTAACGTCGTAGTAGCTGATAATGCCGCGACCATCCGGCCCGATCGTCAGCGACGTGAACTGGCCGACGTCGCTCGTTGCGCCGTCAAGGGTTGAGATGGTCGCCGTTGAGCAGGCGATGTCCTCGCAGTGCGCCACTTTCAAGTCGCCGTTGGTGCGGTCGTAGTAGCTGATCAAGGCCAATCCGTCGACACCGATTGCGACAGCGGGCCACTCCCCGACATTGGTCGTCTGGCCGTCGAGAAGTGTCCGCGCGATGGTCGGTCGCGGCGCCGCCGCTACGCTGAACTCGGTGCCGGCGAGCGTAAGCCCCATGCCGGCGGCGTAGGTGGTGTCGAGGTCGTTCTGACACGCCCACGTGGTGCCCGTCCACTTCGGCACGTGCCCTGTCGAGCAGGGGGAGGGAGCGCCGATGGCCGCAAGCGGAGTGGGGATGCCGGTGAGGCCGGCGAACGGCGCTGCCGAGGCAGTGAGAGCAGCGGTCGCAGAGAGAGCGTGAGCGGCTGTGTAGGCAGCGGTGGCGGTAAGCGCGGTCGTTGCACTCAGCGCTGTCGTCGCGCTCTGGGCAGCGGTTGCGCTGAGCGCGCTCGTTGCAGTGACGGCGGTTGCAGCGGTCGATGCCGAAATTGCGCCGAGGGCGGTCGTTGCGGTCGCTGCCGTCGTTGCGGTGAGGGCGGTTGCCGCCGTCAAGGCGGAAGCTGCGCTGAGGGCGGTCGTTGCACTCAGCGCTGTCGTCGCGGTGGTTGCCGTCAGGGCGGTGCCGGCGGCGAGCGAAAACAGGGCGTACGGCGTGGGGGTAAGGGCGGTGCGCGGGAGGAGCGTGGTCATCCCGGGGTCTCCTGCGCACTGGACTGCGATTTCGAGAAAACGAGCATGGCCGGGGAAGGCGCCTGCGCCGAAGTCGAGGACGGTGGAAAAGAGCCCTTGGCTCACTAGGAGACCAGAACGCGTGAGCGTCGCGCCGATCTGGATGCCGCCTGTTTCAGCGTCGAACAGCCGGAACTCGAAATCGCAGGCGCCGGTGTGGGGAACGCCAGCGCGCGCCAGGTGTCCTTGATAGGTGAACGCAGTGGGGAGCGGCGTGCCGAGAGTGCCCGGCCCTGGGGGCGGCGCTGCTCGGACGAGGAGCGCGCTGAAGAGGGCTGCGCTGACAGCTGCGACCAAGGGTGCGAACTGAAGGCGGGCCATAGTGCACCGTTCCGGAGATTAGTCGCCGTTCGCGTAGAGAGCGCTCTTGGGGAGGTAAACCGTGTTGAAGCGAGGAGTTGGAGCGGTCGGGGGTGCTGGGGTGGGGGCGTCGAGTGGAGGAGGAGGCGTGACCGCCGCGTGGAGAAATCCTGCGGTCAGGCGATACTGCTCTCCTGCAGCAGAGCCCACGCTCAGCTGGCCGACAGCACCGACCAGCTGGAAGGCAGAGGCAGCGCTCAGCCCTCCGCCGCCATCGTGACGGTCGCGAGTGAGTGAATAGGGAGCGGGCGCTGCGCCTGCAGTCGGTCGAACAGGGAGGACCATCATCAGCGCCAAGACCGAGCCGGCGACCCCTGCCAGAACTGCGCGCATGAGGGCCATCCAATCGTTTGTTCTCTTGGCGCCGGCGGCCATTGTACTCTTTTGCTTGCGCACTGTCCAGCCGCCCCTCGCTTTGCGAAGGAGATGACCCGAGAGCAGCGGGTCGAGGGACGGGGGGCTTGCAGGCGGTGGAGCTACTGCCGGTAGCGTTCGGCGAAGAGCGGGAATTGCCGCCAGCCGAACCGTTGCTGCACGACCCACCAGAAGAAGATGGGATCCTCGAGAAGGGAGCGTCGTCCGAGCCGCTTGGGGTCTTGCGGAATGCGAAACAGCCATTCGAGGCCGACCTTGGTCATCCACCCGGGAGGGACCGGGACATCGCCAGACATCCGGTCGAACGTCGAGCCGACCCCGATCATGACGGGGATACCCATGCGGTGCTGATGGCGTGCCATGAAGAACTCCTGTCGTGGCGTCCCCATCGCGACAGCCAGGATTTCGAGTCCATCCGGGACAGCGCGTTCGGCGGCCTTGAGCATGGTGAACAACGCCGGACTGTGTTGCGCCTGCGTGATGTAGTCGACATTCGGTGTAACGATAAGATGGGGCTTATGGCTTGCGATCATGGGCTCAATCGAGGCGAGCGTTTCGGCCCAAGTACCGTCGCGGACGCCGACGCCGAGAATGAAACGTCTCTGCTACGGATCGGCGGAGAGGATGCTGGAGATCTAGCGGAACTGACGGCGCGCGTTGGGGCGGCTTCTTCGCGGGAGAGCAGCCTTCAGAAGCACGGGATGCAGAACTGCGTGCGGCTCATGTGGCACGCTGCTGCCCCCTCTGATACCATCAGGGCTGTTCTTGCGATGCGCTGATCTCTTCGAGCGGCTCGTGCGAATTCTGTTCCTCAACCATAACGTGGCGTTCACTGGAGGGACATTCAATCGTGCCCTCGACATTGGGCACTACCTCTCGACGAGAGGGCATGAGGTCACGCTTTTGTCGATCAGCAAGTCGAATCGATGGGCATTCTCTGAGAAGTGGGTACGAGGTGTTCACCTGTTCGAGACACCAGATTTGCTTGTCGGGCGTGCCCGAACAGGCTGGGACCTGTATGATGCCTTGCGCCGAGCAGGGTTTGTTGCTAAGCGAGACTGGGATCTGATCCACGCGTGGGACTGTCGCCCTGTTGTTATTCTTCCTGCGCTGGTTGCGCGTCGCGTGAGCGGCGCCCCGCTATTTATCGACTGGTGTGACTGGTGGGGGCGCGGCGGCACCATCCAAGAGCGCTCCGGCTGGGTCGTGCGTACATTCTTCGGCCCGGTCGAGACATTTTTTGAAGAGGCGTTCCGTACCTCTGCCGATCGGACGACCGTGATCTCGACGGCGCTCAGAGAGCGCGCGGTCAGGCTCGGGGTGCCTCGCGAAACGATCCACCTCATGCCGCACGGGTGCGACCCTGTGCACGTTCAGCCTCGCGACCGCGCG
This region includes:
- a CDS encoding acetyl-CoA carboxylase, which encodes MTVSPTWPTTLRSLLAELAASGVDEFEFASGDTRLRIRRKPGQLAAARDASAAAVPPVRGATIVAPLAGIFYRAASPGAEPFVREGDTVAPGQPIGLIEAMKVFNEVRADRGGRIVRFLVDNGQLVRAGDPLVELEEAE
- a CDS encoding redox-sensing transcriptional repressor Rex, producing the protein MSSRIPEVVVRRLPIYARALAQLEARGTAVISSLDLGRLLGVTPAQIRKDLSYFGEFGKQGTGYDVAHLKTEIRRILGLDREWRMAIIGIGRLGRAIASYPGFASEGFRVVALFDNDPAKIGTAVGDLIVRSMDDLATVARAERLDIGIVAVPAAQAQTVVDQLVAVGVTGLLNYAPITLSVPPHVRVRDIDPVVALQSMTYYLKHAENALP
- the ubiE gene encoding bifunctional demethylmenaquinone methyltransferase/2-methoxy-6-polyprenyl-1,4-benzoquinol methylase UbiE translates to MAHLRGAARARYVRRMFDRIAGHYDLMNAIMTFGQYRRWQRRAAEIAAPIVGERFLDVATGTGDIATDLATLAPFVVGLDFSRPMLLAGDAKVRASGRIARVEGDALALPFRDNSFDGVTIGFGLRNLPDLRRALAEMIRVVRPGGRVVCLELTRPLLPWIAPLFRLYFHRVVPLIGGLVSGSFAAYRYLPQSVDHFPDAEALRTLFAECGLLFPEYEPLNFGTIAIHWGTKPLEAAP
- a CDS encoding WecB/TagA/CpsF family glycosyltransferase, with the translated sequence MLGVGVRDGTWAETLASIEPMIASHKPHLIVTPNVDYITQAQHSPALFTMLKAAERAVPDGLEILAVAMGTPRQEFFMARHQHRMGIPVMIGVGSTFDRMSGDVPVPPGWMTKVGLEWLFRIPQDPKRLGRRSLLEDPIFFWWVVQQRFGWRQFPLFAERYRQ
- a CDS encoding glycosyltransferase family 4 protein, which produces MRILFLNHNVAFTGGTFNRALDIGHYLSTRGHEVTLLSISKSNRWAFSEKWVRGVHLFETPDLLVGRARTGWDLYDALRRAGFVAKRDWDLIHAWDCRPVVILPALVARRVSGAPLFIDWCDWWGRGGTIQERSGWVVRTFFGPVETFFEEAFRTSADRTTVISTALRERAVRLGVPRETIHLMPHGCDPVHVQPRDRAAARARLGLPPAISLIGSVGRLQGRDGSLMWETVRLVVAARPATQLVLIGDHRAQVPSDLRAGGHIIETGFVSDDELADYVAAADLMLTPLADTIASRGRWPSKVNYYLSAGKAVVLSRVGDLPLLLEQERAALVCAPTSADLARGVLHLLEQPHLRAELERHARRVAETLLSWSALVDKLELLYRAAERTSARVRR